The following are encoded in a window of Vibrio sp. SCSIO 43136 genomic DNA:
- a CDS encoding MATE family efflux transporter: MTTHKLTPTIRPHALLPRVFKLAFPVAIQSALVAILALADVLMVSDFGQHATAAVGIASRWQFVAIMIMAGMAAATGVLVSQYWGKGDKVHAKTVTMQSLMFGSVVIIPVTALITLFASQIMLLQTTDSQVIEAGATYMLYSFPVLLLTHWIITIEASLRSSGDAMLPLIIGAVTIALNIALNFVFIHGMYGLPEMGVAGAAFATTVSRMFQVAIMWGILVKRRSWIITSRYIPKHRTLWMSFKKLAIPSSFSAVLWASGTLTYQMIIGHMGTTELAVYSMIGPFESLCYSIFFGISVACSVLIGQSLGRDEFDDAQMISKTIMKSVIMLGVTLGALLLLGREYVIMALNLDSPELSVFAEPALAVMACAIWVRMLNMIIINGVLRAGGEHMFFIRMDLIAMWMIGIPLTAYGAFIGAWDFTWVYLAIVSEEFVRLFLCFRRYLQKRWVANLTLQTA; the protein is encoded by the coding sequence ATGACGACACATAAATTAACACCAACAATACGTCCACATGCACTACTACCACGTGTATTTAAGCTCGCCTTTCCGGTTGCTATTCAGTCGGCTTTGGTTGCGATTCTAGCCTTGGCCGATGTGCTCATGGTCTCTGACTTTGGTCAACACGCCACCGCCGCTGTGGGTATTGCTTCTCGCTGGCAGTTTGTCGCCATCATGATCATGGCGGGTATGGCCGCAGCGACTGGGGTATTGGTCTCACAATACTGGGGCAAAGGCGATAAAGTGCACGCCAAAACCGTCACGATGCAATCTCTGATGTTTGGCTCTGTGGTGATCATTCCTGTGACAGCATTGATTACCTTGTTTGCATCTCAGATCATGTTGCTGCAAACCACCGATAGCCAAGTGATTGAAGCAGGTGCTACCTACATGCTTTACAGCTTCCCAGTGCTGCTGCTAACCCACTGGATCATCACGATTGAAGCGTCATTGCGTTCAAGTGGAGATGCTATGCTACCGCTGATCATTGGTGCGGTGACGATTGCGTTAAACATTGCCCTTAACTTCGTGTTCATCCACGGTATGTACGGGCTACCAGAAATGGGTGTTGCAGGCGCTGCGTTTGCGACGACTGTCTCACGTATGTTCCAAGTGGCTATCATGTGGGGTATTTTGGTTAAGCGACGCAGCTGGATCATCACCAGTCGCTACATTCCAAAACACCGCACTTTGTGGATGTCTTTTAAGAAGCTAGCGATCCCTAGCTCTTTCAGTGCAGTGCTATGGGCAAGCGGCACTTTAACTTATCAGATGATCATTGGTCATATGGGCACGACTGAGCTTGCGGTTTACAGCATGATCGGTCCATTTGAGTCGCTTTGTTACTCTATCTTTTTTGGTATCTCTGTGGCTTGCTCCGTTCTCATTGGCCAATCATTGGGTCGCGACGAATTTGACGATGCACAGATGATCTCAAAAACCATCATGAAATCAGTGATCATGCTCGGAGTGACGCTTGGTGCACTACTGTTACTTGGCCGTGAATACGTAATAATGGCACTAAACCTAGACTCTCCAGAGCTCTCGGTATTTGCCGAACCAGCACTTGCAGTGATGGCGTGTGCGATTTGGGTTCGCATGTTAAATATGATCATCATCAACGGAGTGTTGCGAGCGGGTGGTGAGCACATGTTCTTTATCCGCATGGACTTGATTGCGATGTGGATGATAGGTATCCCTCTCACAGCTTACGGCGCTTTCATCGGTGCGTGGGATTTTACCTGGGTCTACTTGGCGATTGTAAGTGAAGAGTTCGTTAGACTGTTCTTATGTTTCCGTCGTTACCTGCAAAAACGTTGGGTTGCTAACCTAACCCTACAAACCGCTTGA
- a CDS encoding AraC family transcriptional regulator, with protein sequence MWENSENLCKFDMVKFAPIEEWKDDIYLADGCRERFLTQSDFPEFENNHIFMAGLTVLEEGYHVERINSNLHNFLFTLEGYGVLTTEQGVQIIEPNTVTILPAGYPFRFELYDGDIGWKMSWILLDDHPKWASLATGNPRVESWSACEQSWSLLQLLHNEIGGRTSYRTLLISELTRILLGGLSKDTPSTTELRVQSLFNVVETQLHQPWTVKGMAERCFITVEQLNRVCKKLYGSTTQQKLISLRMEKALDLLHYQDWSIAMVAQRLGYPDPFNFTHRFRRFHGCSPSEYRKTIRNKE encoded by the coding sequence ATGTGGGAAAATTCAGAAAACCTGTGCAAATTTGACATGGTCAAGTTTGCACCGATTGAAGAGTGGAAAGATGACATCTATCTCGCTGATGGATGTCGAGAGCGTTTTCTTACTCAAAGTGACTTCCCTGAGTTCGAAAATAACCATATTTTCATGGCCGGACTTACCGTGCTTGAAGAGGGTTATCACGTTGAGCGTATTAACTCCAACTTGCATAACTTTCTCTTTACCCTAGAGGGTTATGGTGTACTCACGACTGAACAAGGAGTCCAAATCATTGAGCCTAATACGGTTACGATTCTACCTGCAGGCTATCCATTTAGGTTTGAGCTATATGATGGCGATATTGGCTGGAAAATGTCGTGGATACTGCTCGATGATCATCCTAAATGGGCGAGTTTGGCGACTGGCAACCCAAGAGTGGAGAGCTGGAGCGCCTGTGAGCAAAGTTGGTCATTGCTTCAGCTATTGCACAATGAAATCGGGGGAAGAACCAGCTACCGTACTCTATTAATCAGCGAGTTAACTCGAATTTTGCTCGGTGGATTGAGTAAAGATACTCCTTCAACCACTGAATTGAGAGTTCAGAGCTTGTTTAATGTTGTAGAAACCCAGCTCCATCAGCCTTGGACAGTCAAAGGCATGGCTGAGCGGTGCTTTATTACGGTGGAACAACTCAATCGAGTCTGCAAGAAGCTCTACGGCTCCACGACTCAGCAAAAATTGATCTCATTGCGAATGGAAAAAGCCCTCGACCTGCTTCATTACCAAGATTGGAGTATCGCTATGGTGGCCCAGCGACTGGGTTATCCAGACCCGTTTAACTTTACTCACCGTTTTCGCCGTTTTCATGGTTGCTCACCGAGTGAATATCGTAAAACTATCCGCAACAAAGAGTAA
- a CDS encoding MSCRAMM family adhesin SdrC, which yields MKYNKITLSLGLASAVLLAGCNGSSSDSDSSTTTQPYSVKAIDGYLNGAEVWLDTTPNFIRDSGEPFAISGAGGIAELNVEGIDNPSQYAVIVRAIPYNATTGTGTQDESEGPVTKGYTMSAPAGETAVTPLTTLVHNALEKDSSLDKDGAVAQVATDLGLDSEDVLGDFLASDEHKAAYAAEKLVSLGALPEEPEDLAKSAQKGSAGEAKFTVVIAAANDAIKTVLDTVDDQQSAEEIEQALEDAQAPVLPTDSDGDGVPDTQDWAPQDPDEWVDGDGDGLGDNLADPYYDDYDNDGYRTADDEFPSDPTKAGDSDGDGYDNIDDEFPLDSSKAGDSDGDGYDNVDDEYPQDASKAGDSDGDGYDNIDDQFPNDSTEWEDDDKDGTGNNSDTDDDNDTVSDDQDNCPTTANTDQADSDGDGIGDVCDVNTALTWDNTNWDDANWQ from the coding sequence ATGAAATACAACAAAATAACCTTGTCGCTGGGGTTGGCTAGTGCTGTTTTGCTCGCAGGATGTAATGGCAGCAGCTCAGATTCTGATTCCTCGACGACAACTCAACCCTATAGCGTCAAAGCAATTGACGGCTATCTCAATGGTGCGGAAGTCTGGCTAGACACAACGCCCAACTTTATCCGCGATAGCGGAGAGCCTTTTGCTATCTCTGGCGCAGGAGGTATCGCAGAGCTTAACGTTGAAGGTATCGACAACCCTAGTCAGTATGCCGTCATCGTAAGAGCAATTCCTTATAACGCAACTACAGGTACTGGGACACAAGATGAGTCGGAAGGCCCGGTGACAAAAGGCTACACTATGTCTGCGCCTGCGGGCGAGACAGCAGTAACACCTCTGACTACCTTGGTTCACAACGCACTTGAAAAAGATTCGAGCCTGGACAAAGACGGAGCTGTTGCTCAGGTGGCCACTGACCTAGGCCTGGACTCTGAAGATGTACTCGGTGATTTCTTGGCAAGCGACGAACACAAGGCCGCTTATGCCGCAGAAAAACTGGTCAGCCTTGGCGCTTTGCCAGAAGAGCCTGAAGATCTCGCAAAATCGGCACAAAAAGGTAGCGCAGGTGAAGCCAAATTCACCGTGGTCATTGCGGCCGCTAATGATGCGATTAAAACCGTGCTCGATACGGTCGATGATCAACAAAGCGCTGAAGAAATCGAACAAGCACTGGAAGACGCCCAAGCGCCTGTACTACCAACAGACTCTGACGGTGACGGCGTCCCAGACACCCAAGATTGGGCCCCTCAAGATCCTGATGAATGGGTAGATGGCGATGGTGACGGTCTCGGCGATAACCTCGCAGATCCTTACTACGATGACTATGACAATGACGGCTATCGTACCGCAGATGACGAGTTCCCTAGCGATCCAACCAAAGCCGGTGACTCGGATGGTGATGGTTATGACAACATTGATGACGAGTTCCCATTAGACAGCTCCAAAGCAGGGGATTCGGACGGGGATGGTTATGACAATGTTGATGATGAATACCCACAAGACGCATCAAAAGCGGGGGATTCTGACGGGGATGGTTACGACAACATTGACGACCAATTCCCGAATGATTCAACCGAATGGGAAGATGATGACAAAGATGGCACCGGGAATAACAGCGATACCGATGACGACAATGACACGGTAAGCGATGATCAAGACAACTGCCCAACCACGGCAAATACTGATCAAGCCGACAGTGATGGCGATGGCATAGGTGACGTATGTGATGTCAACACCGCACTGACTTGGGATAACACAAATTGGGATGATGCAAATTGGCAATAA
- a CDS encoding VOC family protein, with translation MEPRVSIITLGVSDLKRSYDFYTGLGFPTTSKLESGIVFFQTGGVCVALYPLDKLAEDVSEKFASPRSGFSGVTLAHNTKEREQVDQVLALAKQCGGTIEKPAQDVFWGGYSGYFSDPDGHLWEVAHADFWEFHPDGRLVIN, from the coding sequence ATGGAACCGAGAGTCAGTATTATTACCCTAGGGGTTAGTGATCTTAAGCGATCTTACGATTTTTACACAGGGCTTGGGTTTCCAACCACGAGCAAGTTGGAATCTGGGATCGTGTTTTTTCAAACAGGTGGTGTTTGTGTTGCGCTCTACCCGTTGGATAAGTTAGCTGAAGATGTGTCTGAAAAATTTGCTAGTCCTCGCTCGGGCTTTTCAGGCGTAACGTTAGCGCATAACACTAAAGAACGAGAGCAAGTTGACCAAGTGCTTGCGTTAGCCAAGCAGTGTGGTGGCACGATAGAAAAGCCAGCTCAAGATGTTTTTTGGGGAGGCTATAGCGGATACTTTTCTGATCCAGATGGTCATTTATGGGAAGTGGCACATGCCGATTTCTGGGAGTTTCACCCAGACGGACGTCTAGTGATCAATTAG
- a CDS encoding efflux RND transporter periplasmic adaptor subunit: protein MPKAKLIALLCAVPAMSFAATEVSVIKADYQPIFQTKTYSTSLIASQRIAVISQTSGEIVKKMVRNGQRVEIGDVLIQLDDRDYQLNHMEAEANLDLAKANYNEAKNERERAAKLVKSGGMSTSKFEQVDSLYKKALAGMELAKVAEQRAALDVERTKIRAKTSGKVINLFVDQGQHVSAGTSVCDIINDDNIDALVEIPSNDSFIQNIEGLSAELTVDTAGYQQAGKLFAIDGAIDPTKSTLKVRYRFDNQGQLLDGQFGKVTLSDADGDGNILVPQKAVLTDRQGKFVYIAKDGVLEQQRIQSLGKHKSYELVNGLQVNDMVVVSGTIKLYPGLEVEPKVVEGGE from the coding sequence ATGCCAAAGGCAAAACTGATCGCATTATTATGTGCGGTACCAGCAATGAGCTTCGCAGCTACCGAAGTCTCTGTAATTAAAGCGGATTACCAACCAATCTTTCAGACGAAAACTTATAGTACTTCGCTAATTGCATCTCAACGTATCGCTGTTATCTCGCAGACCTCGGGCGAAATCGTTAAGAAGATGGTTCGCAACGGTCAGCGTGTTGAAATCGGTGACGTACTAATTCAGTTAGATGATCGCGATTACCAACTTAACCACATGGAAGCAGAAGCAAATCTGGATCTAGCAAAAGCGAACTACAACGAAGCGAAAAATGAACGCGAGCGTGCAGCTAAGCTAGTGAAGTCTGGTGGTATGTCTACTTCGAAGTTCGAGCAAGTCGATAGCTTGTACAAGAAAGCACTAGCAGGTATGGAGCTGGCAAAAGTTGCAGAGCAACGTGCAGCACTTGACGTAGAGCGTACTAAGATCCGCGCGAAAACTTCAGGCAAAGTGATCAACCTATTCGTTGATCAAGGCCAGCACGTATCAGCAGGCACTTCAGTGTGTGACATCATCAATGATGACAACATTGACGCACTCGTTGAAATCCCAAGCAACGATAGCTTCATTCAAAACATCGAAGGTCTATCTGCTGAGCTAACTGTAGATACTGCGGGCTACCAGCAAGCAGGTAAACTATTCGCAATCGACGGTGCTATCGATCCAACTAAGAGCACACTAAAAGTGCGCTACCGTTTCGACAACCAAGGTCAACTTCTTGACGGCCAGTTCGGTAAAGTAACGCTAAGCGATGCTGACGGTGACGGTAACATCCTAGTTCCTCAAAAAGCAGTATTAACTGATCGTCAAGGTAAGTTCGTATACATCGCGAAAGACGGTGTTCTTGAACAACAACGTATTCAATCACTGGGTAAACACAAGTCTTATGAGCTTGTTAACGGCCTACAGGTAAACGATATGGTTGTTGTCAGCGGCACAATCAAGCTTTACCCAGGTCTAGAAGTTGAACCTAAAGTGGTTGAGGGTGGTGAATAA
- a CDS encoding DinB family protein, whose translation MNIVQHFQSMAIYNQRINQQLIKACYQLNEDQLHQETHAFFSTIMAHWNHLLFADLIMLQRMVANDVVNLDAHLIEQLPVSKRIHDTFVDTLEELAALRTAVDTIYVDVTQALTTESCQQEVSYTTTEGQLLSRSLGAFLQHVFNHQTHHKGQLTALLSQFGVDYGCMDLPVVLGEVK comes from the coding sequence ATGAATATTGTCCAACACTTTCAATCAATGGCGATTTATAACCAGCGTATTAACCAGCAACTCATTAAAGCTTGTTATCAACTGAACGAAGACCAACTTCATCAAGAGACCCATGCGTTTTTTTCAACCATCATGGCACACTGGAATCATCTGTTATTTGCCGATCTGATCATGCTTCAGAGAATGGTAGCTAATGACGTGGTTAATCTTGACGCTCATCTTATCGAACAGCTTCCCGTTTCCAAACGTATCCACGACACCTTTGTTGATACGCTAGAGGAACTGGCAGCACTGCGTACTGCAGTTGACACTATATACGTCGATGTCACCCAAGCGCTCACGACGGAAAGTTGCCAACAAGAAGTCAGCTACACCACCACCGAAGGCCAATTGCTATCACGAAGCCTAGGCGCTTTCTTACAGCATGTGTTCAATCATCAAACTCATCATAAAGGCCAACTTACAGCCCTACTCAGCCAATTTGGAGTGGATTACGGGTGTATGGATTTGCCAGTGGTTCTTGGAGAAGTAAAGTAG
- a CDS encoding efflux RND transporter permease subunit — MSRFFINRPNFAIVIALFMTIIGAIALKVLPVGQYPNVAPPTVMVYINMDGGSTEVMQKSVAALVEKEVNGVEGMTYMKSTIGNDGSYGLEIQFEIGSDADRAATLVQNRVNKTISSLPEGARRYGVTVEKVSSGMLMAFSVRDDSGRMDDIELSNWTSTNLKENLQRLSGVSRVMVLGEKNYSMRIWMDPQKMAALSMTTEEIQAALLEQNQILAAGRAGISPSEGENSWEYTFKVDSALEKPEDFADVIIRADSTGIIRVRDVARVELGSVQYMANSYFNNQDATTVFLYRSPTSNAMKVGEAAKAYLANANLPEGLKIEIPYDGTVFVEAAIDDIFKTLRDAVILVTLVTILFLQSWRITLITITAIPVSLITTFAIMLASGMTINIISMFGLILAIGIVVDAAIIVIENVERLMEEDQELSVRDAVINSMDEVTGPIIASMLVLLSVFGPTLFMPGMTGILYGQFGIAISAAVVVSTVVALVLTPVMCVMLMKRGESKKIWLFRVFDKGVDTTRDGFGKAVNFFGRRLFLSAAMIAGVFAVIYVLGNNTSTGFLPDEDKGTLFAVVMLPDGSALHRTDSQLKEATADIQAIPGVKSVTSVAGFNLITNATSPNAGLLLITLDDYEKRQGIEELSLWTVLGQTQAALDSKDEIFGMAFPPPAIPELGLVAGFDLMFKDMEARDPVELAEATYAFIEKINADPRVVGAYTTFTASTPNIKLEIDREKIKMMGLQMDQVFNTIQAQFAGAYAGQFNMSGRNFYVYVQAEQMTRKHIEDLNFLTVRNIHGELINISSIVTPKTVFGPQVLQQFNLNQAVNINGYPAPGYSSGDAIKAVEEAAASLPAGYEIEWAGLTKQELAAGNSAVIAFALAILFTYLLLVAQYESWVVALCIILSVPTAAVGVLGTVFLMGTDVNLYVQIAMVLLVGMSARNAILIVEFAKKLREEDGYTIVDAAVTATRLRFRAVMMTALSFVFGLVPLMFSTGAGYAAQQAIGWSACGGMVSATFLGMLVVPVIYVLLQTLREKVMGAPKTLEAKTEA, encoded by the coding sequence ATGAGTCGCTTTTTCATCAATCGTCCTAACTTCGCAATCGTAATTGCGCTGTTTATGACGATTATTGGTGCCATCGCACTTAAGGTACTACCAGTTGGTCAGTACCCTAACGTTGCACCGCCAACCGTGATGGTTTACATCAACATGGACGGTGGTTCGACCGAAGTAATGCAAAAGTCTGTTGCCGCACTGGTTGAGAAAGAAGTCAACGGTGTTGAAGGCATGACTTACATGAAGTCAACCATTGGTAACGATGGTTCTTATGGCCTAGAGATCCAATTTGAGATCGGCTCTGATGCGGACCGTGCGGCAACGCTGGTACAAAACCGTGTCAACAAGACCATCTCATCGCTTCCTGAAGGTGCTCGTCGCTACGGTGTGACTGTAGAAAAGGTATCTTCAGGTATGCTTATGGCGTTCTCGGTACGTGATGACAGCGGTCGTATGGACGACATCGAGCTATCAAACTGGACGTCGACCAACCTGAAAGAGAACCTACAGCGCCTTTCTGGTGTATCTCGCGTTATGGTATTGGGTGAGAAGAACTACTCAATGCGCATCTGGATGGACCCGCAAAAAATGGCGGCTCTATCAATGACCACTGAAGAAATTCAAGCGGCGCTACTTGAGCAAAACCAGATCCTAGCGGCTGGCCGTGCGGGTATCTCACCAAGTGAAGGTGAGAACTCGTGGGAATACACATTCAAAGTAGACAGCGCACTAGAAAAGCCTGAAGACTTTGCTGACGTGATCATCCGCGCCGATAGCACAGGTATCATTCGCGTTCGTGACGTTGCTCGCGTTGAGCTGGGCTCTGTTCAGTACATGGCTAACTCATACTTCAACAACCAAGATGCAACCACAGTATTCCTATACCGTTCTCCAACATCGAACGCAATGAAAGTTGGTGAAGCGGCAAAAGCATACCTAGCGAATGCAAACTTGCCAGAAGGCCTAAAAATTGAGATCCCATACGATGGTACGGTTTTCGTTGAAGCCGCTATTGATGACATCTTTAAGACCCTTCGTGACGCCGTGATCCTAGTAACACTAGTGACCATTTTGTTCCTACAGAGCTGGCGCATCACTCTGATCACCATCACTGCAATTCCTGTATCGCTGATCACCACATTTGCCATCATGCTAGCCTCAGGCATGACGATTAACATCATCTCGATGTTTGGTCTGATCCTTGCGATCGGTATCGTGGTGGATGCGGCCATCATCGTAATCGAGAACGTTGAGCGACTGATGGAAGAAGACCAAGAGTTGTCTGTTCGTGACGCCGTGATTAACTCGATGGACGAAGTAACTGGCCCTATCATCGCATCGATGCTGGTTCTGCTGTCTGTATTTGGCCCTACCCTATTCATGCCTGGCATGACAGGTATCCTTTACGGTCAGTTTGGTATCGCTATCTCTGCGGCAGTTGTTGTATCGACCGTCGTAGCGCTAGTACTTACCCCTGTAATGTGTGTCATGCTAATGAAACGCGGTGAGAGCAAGAAGATCTGGCTATTCCGTGTATTCGACAAAGGCGTTGACACAACTCGTGATGGGTTTGGTAAAGCGGTTAATTTCTTTGGCCGTCGCCTGTTCCTATCTGCGGCGATGATCGCTGGTGTATTTGCGGTTATCTACGTACTGGGCAATAACACGTCAACAGGCTTCCTACCTGACGAAGATAAAGGCACACTGTTTGCTGTAGTTATGTTGCCAGACGGCTCTGCACTGCACCGTACTGACTCACAGCTAAAAGAAGCGACTGCTGATATTCAAGCGATTCCTGGCGTAAAATCAGTAACTTCTGTTGCAGGTTTTAACCTTATCACTAACGCAACGTCACCTAACGCAGGCCTACTGCTTATCACGTTGGATGACTACGAAAAGCGTCAAGGTATCGAAGAACTAAGTCTTTGGACTGTGTTAGGTCAAACCCAAGCGGCTCTAGATAGCAAAGATGAGATCTTTGGTATGGCGTTCCCGCCACCAGCGATCCCTGAACTTGGTCTAGTGGCAGGCTTTGACTTGATGTTCAAAGATATGGAAGCTCGTGACCCGGTTGAACTTGCTGAAGCGACTTACGCATTCATCGAAAAAATCAACGCAGACCCACGTGTGGTGGGTGCATACACCACATTTACTGCAAGCACACCTAACATCAAGCTAGAGATCGACCGAGAGAAGATCAAGATGATGGGTCTGCAAATGGACCAAGTGTTTAACACTATCCAGGCGCAGTTTGCAGGTGCATACGCAGGTCAGTTCAACATGAGCGGTCGTAACTTCTACGTTTACGTTCAGGCTGAGCAGATGACTCGTAAGCACATCGAAGACCTTAACTTCCTAACGGTACGTAACATCCACGGTGAGCTAATCAACATCAGCTCTATCGTTACACCGAAGACTGTATTTGGTCCCCAGGTTCTTCAGCAGTTCAACCTGAACCAGGCGGTTAACATCAACGGTTACCCAGCTCCAGGTTACTCGTCTGGTGACGCAATCAAGGCCGTTGAAGAAGCAGCAGCTTCTCTACCAGCTGGCTACGAAATCGAGTGGGCAGGTCTAACTAAGCAGGAACTTGCGGCAGGTAACTCTGCGGTAATCGCTTTTGCTCTAGCAATCCTATTCACTTACCTACTTCTAGTTGCTCAGTACGAGTCTTGGGTAGTTGCACTATGTATCATCCTGTCTGTTCCAACAGCAGCAGTAGGTGTACTAGGTACAGTATTCCTGATGGGTACCGACGTGAACTTATACGTACAGATTGCGATGGTTCTACTGGTAGGTATGTCAGCTCGTAACGCAATCCTAATCGTAGAATTCGCTAAGAAGCTACGTGAAGAAGATGGCTACACGATTGTTGACGCAGCAGTAACTGCGACTCGTCTACGTTTCCGTGCGGTAATGATGACTGCACTAAGTTTCGTATTCGGTCTAGTACCTCTGATGTTCTCAACGGGTGCAGGTTACGCAGCACAGCAAGCGATCGGGTGGTCAGCGTGTGGTGGTATGGTATCAGCAACCTTCCTAGGTATGCTTGTAGTACCAGTCATCTACGTTCTACTACAGACTCTACGTGAGAAAGTAATGGGCGCACCAAAGACACTAGAAGCAAAAACTGAAGCTTAA
- a CDS encoding nuclear transport factor 2 family protein — protein sequence MDEALKNACIAFSCGDSEELLPFMAENIEWKNIGKETIKGKAAIEEICRQMQMQPVYLQASSQFESINHLVVEGHGEAENEFSFCDIFHFEQHKVVGINSYLVRHEEF from the coding sequence ATGGATGAAGCGTTAAAAAACGCATGTATCGCATTCTCTTGCGGTGACAGTGAAGAGCTACTGCCTTTCATGGCAGAAAACATTGAATGGAAAAATATCGGAAAAGAGACGATTAAAGGCAAAGCAGCCATTGAAGAGATTTGTCGTCAGATGCAGATGCAGCCTGTTTACTTGCAAGCCTCTAGCCAGTTCGAGAGTATCAATCATCTCGTGGTTGAAGGTCATGGTGAAGCGGAAAACGAATTCAGCTTCTGCGATATTTTTCACTTTGAGCAGCATAAAGTGGTAGGTATTAACTCTTACCTTGTCCGGCATGAAGAGTTTTAA